From Proteiniborus sp. MB09-C3, the proteins below share one genomic window:
- a CDS encoding relaxase/mobilization nuclease domain-containing protein gives MANFGETEPKNKKVQEKSDLKGVTKYAGKEEKTEIELMEIADIVERENVEELFKYVTQNKKTKVKLMTGINCLSDTDGAYNDMILVKKMYRKEGGRMFKHFYHSYSDKENLDPLTAHQITLDLISREKRFEGFQIFAATHIDKGHLHTHIILNTVNIETGKKWQQSNTFLSEMKELSNEVCKEYGLKYSYVNTGLHKNQRKNMDRGELRAKKEYRSWKNELKLTINDCIKVSISKSDFIKNMNKLGYKVRWEDTRKYITFITPDNKKCRDIKLEDYKNYTKEKLLKRFELNKQIYRLSDKELKYKQEGESWKTEAFYTINDCKKVAASKEDFIFKLEQLGYQVRWEDSRKDITFIFSVNGKVRKCNSDKFHPPGIFSKENLLKTFKLNSQHQETTQKRELQRRFEAKEELVMQTIKILEKNPDLGHKDYPRSFLEGQALKEKFKEKEKGDGLDWER, from the coding sequence ATGGCTAATTTTGGAGAGACTGAACCTAAAAATAAAAAGGTTCAAGAAAAATCAGATTTGAAGGGCGTTACAAAATATGCAGGAAAAGAAGAAAAGACAGAAATTGAACTAATGGAGATAGCTGATATAGTTGAAAGGGAGAATGTAGAAGAATTATTTAAGTACGTTACACAAAACAAAAAAACTAAAGTTAAATTGATGACTGGAATAAATTGTCTTTCAGATACAGATGGAGCATATAATGATATGATACTTGTAAAAAAGATGTATCGTAAAGAAGGTGGAAGAATGTTTAAGCATTTTTACCATTCATATTCTGATAAAGAAAATTTGGATCCTTTAACAGCACATCAAATAACTCTTGATTTAATTTCAAGAGAAAAGAGATTTGAAGGATTTCAAATTTTTGCGGCGACCCATATAGACAAAGGACATCTTCACACGCATATTATATTAAATACTGTAAACATTGAGACAGGTAAGAAATGGCAACAATCAAATACTTTTTTATCTGAGATGAAAGAATTATCAAATGAAGTTTGTAAAGAATATGGACTTAAATATAGTTATGTTAATACGGGTTTACACAAGAACCAAAGAAAAAACATGGACAGAGGAGAATTGAGGGCAAAAAAAGAATATCGTTCATGGAAGAATGAATTAAAATTAACGATTAATGATTGTATTAAGGTTTCCATAAGCAAGTCAGATTTTATTAAAAATATGAATAAATTAGGATATAAAGTAAGATGGGAAGATACTAGGAAGTATATTACCTTTATAACTCCTGATAATAAAAAATGTAGAGACATAAAATTGGAAGACTATAAAAATTATACTAAAGAAAAACTATTAAAACGTTTTGAACTTAATAAACAGATTTATAGATTATCTGATAAAGAACTTAAATATAAGCAAGAGGGAGAATCCTGGAAAACAGAAGCATTTTATACAATTAACGACTGTAAAAAAGTTGCAGCATCAAAAGAAGATTTTATATTTAAATTAGAGCAATTAGGTTATCAGGTTAGATGGGAAGATAGCAGAAAAGATATTACATTTATCTTTTCAGTTAATGGTAAAGTTAGAAAATGTAATAGTGATAAATTCCATCCACCAGGAATTTTCTCAAAGGAGAATTTATTAAAAACATTTAAATTAAATTCTCAACATCAGGAAACTACACAAAAAAGAGAATTGCAAAGAAGGTTCGAAGCCAAAGAAGAGTTAGTCATGCAAACAATAAAAATACTTGAAAAAAACCCAGATTTAGGTCATAAAGATTATCCTAGGTCATTCCTTGAAGGACAAGCTCTAAAAGAAAAATTTAAGGAAAAAGAAAAAGGTGATGGTTTGGATTGGGAAAGATAA
- a CDS encoding sigma factor: protein MLAAVLAGLSFLVNPILPLVGYVYSSSSFPKPLSQEEEEHYLMLYEQGDEDAKNILVERNLRLVAHIVKKYHNTGREVDDLISIGTIGLIKVP from the coding sequence ATGCTAGCGGCTGTATTAGCAGGCCTTAGTTTTCTTGTTAATCCTATTCTACCCCTAGTTGGCTATGTTTATAGTAGCAGTTCTTTTCCGAAGCCTCTTTCTCAGGAGGAGGAGGAGCATTATTTAATGCTATATGAACAAGGAGACGAAGATGCAAAGAATATTTTAGTAGAAAGAAATTTAAGATTAGTTGCTCATATAGTAAAGAAATATCATAACACTGGAAGAGAGGTAGATGATTTAATTTCTATTGGTACAATAGGTCTTATAAAAGTACCATAA
- a CDS encoding GNAT family N-acetyltransferase, translating to MQQRSLYSYSFNDDEYIEFRLLSSGDSIEELTQLLHKSYKILADMGLNYVAATQNHSITLKRATHAYKCYIGMYKNKIISTISLYGPEPSEKSSWYSKGFVAKFGQFAVAPEFQKYGIGSKMMDIVEEEAKTIKNVTELAIDTAESAHHLIEFYKKREYRYVETIQWDFANYKSVILSKTLYS from the coding sequence ATGCAACAAAGAAGTTTATATTCCTATAGCTTTAATGATGACGAGTATATAGAGTTTCGATTACTTTCAAGTGGGGATTCAATTGAAGAGTTAACACAACTTCTTCATAAATCCTACAAAATTTTAGCTGACATGGGCCTTAATTATGTAGCAGCTACGCAGAATCATAGTATAACATTAAAAAGAGCAACGCATGCTTACAAATGTTATATAGGCATGTATAAGAATAAGATTATTTCAACAATATCTTTGTATGGTCCAGAACCTTCGGAAAAAAGCAGTTGGTATAGTAAAGGTTTTGTAGCTAAGTTTGGACAGTTTGCCGTTGCACCTGAATTTCAGAAATACGGAATTGGCAGTAAAATGATGGACATTGTTGAAGAAGAGGCTAAAACGATAAAGAATGTGACAGAGCTTGCAATAGATACTGCTGAATCAGCACATCATTTAATTGAATTTTATAAAAAAAGAGAGTATAGATATGTAGAAACTATTCAATGGGATTTTGCAAACTATAAGAGCGTAATATTAAGCAAGACACTATATTCTTAG
- a CDS encoding DUF3991 domain-containing protein, with protein MAYEKRRFTDEQIQSANSVNILEYASQYFDVKRVGVNSYKIEGYGGLHINPVINKWNCFSQNKGGGPIQFVMFTENKSWVESVKQLLGLTFSNTFNYQKDIKNVKKEDTKGKLVLPKKNNTYKHMIAYLIQTRGIDKDIVYQFIKDKKLYEDKYKNCVFVGHDKDGNAKYASIRGTNTNTERFRGEVKNSNKAYSFNFLKRNSDRLYAFESPIELMSYMSINKGFNHNAISLAGVSDIALKKFLRDNKNIETIRFCLNNDQAGKKATKSLVEKYKCDYSIEVEYPLLKDFNEDIVSSKHVNNEKNYEEVEDEELEI; from the coding sequence ATGGCATATGAAAAGCGTAGATTTACCGATGAGCAAATTCAATCAGCTAATAGTGTAAATATCCTTGAATATGCAAGCCAGTATTTTGATGTAAAAAGAGTAGGGGTTAATTCATACAAAATAGAAGGATATGGGGGACTTCACATAAATCCTGTAATCAACAAATGGAACTGCTTTTCTCAAAACAAAGGTGGAGGTCCAATTCAGTTTGTAATGTTTACAGAAAATAAATCTTGGGTCGAATCAGTTAAACAACTTCTTGGACTTACTTTCAGCAACACTTTTAATTATCAAAAAGACATAAAGAACGTAAAGAAAGAAGATACCAAAGGAAAATTAGTTCTTCCAAAGAAAAATAATACATATAAACATATGATAGCTTATCTCATCCAAACAAGAGGGATTGATAAAGATATTGTTTATCAATTCATAAAGGATAAAAAGCTATATGAGGATAAATATAAAAATTGTGTCTTTGTTGGGCATGACAAAGATGGTAATGCTAAATATGCAAGTATAAGAGGTACCAACACTAACACAGAGAGATTCAGAGGAGAGGTGAAAAATTCAAATAAAGCCTACTCCTTTAATTTTTTAAAACGAAATAGTGATAGATTGTATGCATTCGAATCTCCAATTGAGTTGATGAGTTATATGAGTATTAATAAAGGTTTTAATCATAATGCTATATCATTGGCAGGTGTATCTGACATAGCATTAAAAAAGTTTTTAAGAGACAACAAAAATATTGAGACAATACGATTTTGTCTCAATAATGACCAAGCTGGTAAAAAAGCTACAAAAAGCTTAGTAGAAAAGTACAAATGTGATTATAGCATAGAAGTTGAATATCCACTGTTAAAAGATTTTAATGAAGATATAGTTTCTTCTAAGCACGTTAACAACGAGAAAAATTATGAAGAAGTAGAAGATGAAGAATTAGAGATATAG
- the mobC gene encoding plasmid mobilization relaxosome protein MobC, whose product MIAIENRILKISFRVNEKENKRIEEKARKANMTVSEYLRYAALNKKIIVIEEFKELTKDLRGISRNLNQLTLLAHQGRISYINTDDMQNKISEIFERISLIM is encoded by the coding sequence GTGATTGCAATTGAAAATAGAATTTTAAAAATTTCTTTTAGGGTTAATGAAAAAGAAAATAAGAGAATAGAAGAAAAAGCTAGAAAAGCAAATATGACAGTAAGTGAATATTTAAGGTATGCAGCACTAAATAAAAAAATAATAGTGATAGAAGAATTTAAAGAGCTCACCAAAGATTTGAGAGGTATTAGTAGAAATCTCAATCAGTTAACCTTATTAGCTCATCAAGGCAGAATTTCTTATATTAACACAGACGATATGCAGAATAAAATTTCTGAAATATTTGAAAGGATAAGTTTAATAATGTAA
- a CDS encoding U32 family peptidase, translating into MNRPELLAPAGDIEKLKMAIVYGADAVYLGGEAFGLRASSKNFSIDEIKEGLEFAHSRGRRLYVTLNIIPHNEDLSGLPEYLKTLDEIGVDAVIVSDPGVVSVVKEIAPNMEIHISTQANTTNYLSANFWHKIGVKRIVLARELSINEIKEIIDKIPPELEIETFIHGAMCISYSGRCLLSNYMTHRDANRGECAQSCRWKYNLVEEKRPDEYYPVYEDENGTYIFNSKDLCMIEHIPELVEAGVKSFKIEGRMKSPYYVATVVRSYRMAMDEYFADPANYKFNEKWLEEIKKASHRDHTTGFYFGKPTGNEQLYTSSSYIRTYDFLGLVLDYDNSTSIATVEQRNRIFVGNEIEVFGPNKEHFNQVIEKMWDKANNEIDVAPHAQQIIKIKMDKPVETWDIIRKPREE; encoded by the coding sequence ATGAATAGACCTGAGCTTTTAGCTCCAGCTGGAGATATAGAAAAGCTTAAGATGGCCATAGTTTATGGAGCAGATGCTGTATACTTAGGTGGCGAAGCATTTGGGCTTAGAGCTTCATCAAAAAATTTCTCTATTGATGAGATTAAAGAAGGCTTAGAATTTGCTCATTCAAGAGGAAGAAGATTATATGTTACTTTAAATATCATTCCGCACAATGAAGATTTAAGTGGTCTACCTGAATATTTAAAAACACTAGATGAAATAGGTGTAGATGCTGTTATTGTATCTGATCCTGGAGTAGTTTCAGTGGTAAAAGAGATTGCTCCAAATATGGAGATTCATATTAGTACTCAGGCTAATACTACAAATTACCTATCAGCAAATTTTTGGCATAAAATAGGGGTCAAAAGAATAGTGTTGGCTAGGGAACTATCTATAAATGAAATCAAAGAAATTATAGATAAAATACCTCCTGAATTGGAAATTGAGACCTTTATTCATGGTGCAATGTGTATATCTTACTCAGGGAGATGTCTTCTAAGTAACTATATGACGCATAGGGATGCAAATAGAGGTGAGTGTGCACAGTCCTGTAGATGGAAGTATAATTTAGTAGAAGAGAAAAGACCAGATGAATACTATCCAGTATATGAGGATGAGAATGGTACTTATATTTTTAACTCGAAGGATTTATGTATGATAGAACATATTCCGGAGTTAGTAGAGGCTGGGGTAAAGAGCTTTAAGATAGAGGGCAGAATGAAAAGCCCATATTATGTTGCTACAGTAGTAAGATCATACAGAATGGCTATGGACGAATACTTTGCTGATCCAGCTAATTATAAGTTCAACGAAAAATGGTTGGAAGAAATAAAAAAAGCTAGTCATAGAGATCATACAACAGGTTTTTACTTTGGAAAGCCAACAGGTAACGAACAGTTATATACTAGCAGTTCATATATTAGAACATATGACTTTCTAGGATTGGTACTAGATTATGACAATAGCACAAGTATAGCAACAGTAGAACAAAGGAATAGAATCTTTGTTGGTAATGAGATTGAGGTTTTTGGACCTAATAAGGAGCATTTTAACCAAGTAATTGAAAAAATGTGGGACAAAGCTAATAATGAAATTGATGTTGCCCCTCATGCACAGCAGATTATAAAGATCAAGATGGATAAACCTGTTGAAACTTGGGACATTATTAGAAAACCTAGAGAGGAATGA
- a CDS encoding DUF6075 family protein, protein MVFLSSKHALKFRELIKKDNTYPKDSERHALFYIIAGNNDLYKKRNFIYDFKNNSINPECLTDERVDFSTSSKALIRLGFNLYNNFKDDYISPMNIFYCLDRENYSLATKAIDIRFERNIEKIEY, encoded by the coding sequence ATGGTTTTTTTAAGTAGTAAGCATGCTCTAAAATTTAGAGAGCTAATTAAAAAAGACAATACTTATCCAAAAGACAGTGAAAGACATGCACTATTTTATATTATAGCAGGCAATAATGATTTATATAAAAAAAGAAATTTTATATATGACTTTAAAAACAATAGCATAAATCCCGAATGCTTAACTGATGAAAGAGTAGATTTTTCAACAAGCTCTAAGGCATTAATACGTTTAGGTTTTAATCTATATAATAATTTCAAGGATGACTATATATCACCAATGAATATCTTTTACTGCTTAGATAGGGAGAATTATAGTCTTGCAACCAAAGCAATTGACATCAGGTTTGAAAGGAATATTGAAAAAATTGAATATTGA
- a CDS encoding penicillin-binding transpeptidase domain-containing protein, with product MDKKTRNNIYRRAKKIMIVSTIVFAMLVIRLFWIQIVKGQKYGLEAGKQYVREIRVAPARGNIFDRNNVQLTNNKTEKTIYIFRDAVSGDDETLEKIREAFDLSEKDIEIIKKSSNRIIEIPLSKEVEDNISIRGVTIEERKVRYDGNNLLSHVIGYIKKSENVGEYGIEKEYDSILKMNDSFGVKYVAVDGKQRVIPGLKDTEVISEKKTSSNSVKLTVDINIQKAVEKVLDYRKVNGAAIVTEVTTGDILAMASRPTLNQNDIGINFNSNNMDFYNKALEVAYPPGSIFKTVVMLAALEEDLISFNDTFVCEGYEDLGSFKIKCNNTEGHGEITAYEAFSKSCNSAFIQIGKKVGAKKIIDMAKRLGFGEKIQNILIESSGNLPKNDELLGPAIGNISIGQSNIEVTPIQVTNMMMIIANEGVKKDISIVDSIVTEEGGFVKKVMREKEERALSTKVSKQIKKVLEGVVDNGTAKNINMSSIGGAAGKTGSAENSKKITHAWFSGYFPSDKPKYVITVFIEEGGSGGKIAAPIFEEIAKSIYDIDLK from the coding sequence ATGGATAAGAAGACAAGGAATAATATTTATAGAAGAGCAAAGAAAATTATGATAGTCTCAACTATTGTTTTTGCAATGCTTGTTATAAGACTATTTTGGATACAGATAGTGAAGGGGCAAAAATATGGATTAGAGGCAGGAAAACAATATGTAAGGGAAATTAGAGTAGCTCCTGCCAGAGGAAATATATTTGATAGAAATAATGTTCAGTTAACAAACAATAAAACAGAAAAGACAATTTATATATTTAGAGACGCTGTATCAGGTGACGATGAGACTTTAGAGAAAATAAGAGAAGCTTTTGATCTCTCAGAGAAGGACATAGAAATAATAAAAAAATCAAGTAATAGAATTATTGAAATACCTTTAAGCAAGGAAGTTGAAGACAATATTTCTATTAGAGGTGTAACTATAGAGGAAAGAAAAGTAAGGTATGATGGTAACAATTTGCTTTCGCATGTTATAGGATATATAAAGAAAAGTGAGAATGTTGGTGAGTATGGAATAGAAAAAGAATACGATAGCATTTTAAAAATGAATGACAGCTTTGGTGTTAAGTATGTTGCAGTAGATGGAAAACAAAGAGTTATTCCTGGTCTAAAGGATACAGAAGTCATTAGCGAGAAAAAAACTAGTTCTAATAGTGTGAAATTAACTGTAGATATAAATATACAAAAAGCAGTAGAAAAAGTACTTGACTATAGGAAGGTTAACGGTGCTGCTATAGTTACAGAGGTGACAACAGGTGATATATTGGCAATGGCAAGCAGGCCGACTCTAAACCAAAACGATATTGGAATAAATTTTAATAGTAATAATATGGACTTTTATAATAAAGCTTTAGAGGTGGCTTATCCTCCAGGCTCCATTTTTAAGACTGTCGTTATGCTTGCTGCCCTTGAGGAGGACTTGATTAGCTTTAATGATACCTTTGTATGCGAGGGGTATGAAGATTTGGGAAGTTTTAAAATTAAATGCAATAATACTGAAGGACATGGAGAAATAACTGCATATGAAGCCTTCTCCAAATCCTGCAATTCAGCTTTTATCCAGATAGGAAAAAAAGTAGGGGCTAAAAAAATAATTGATATGGCTAAAAGATTAGGCTTTGGAGAAAAAATACAAAATATTTTAATTGAATCGTCAGGAAATCTTCCTAAAAATGATGAGTTATTAGGTCCTGCTATAGGAAATATATCCATTGGCCAATCTAATATAGAGGTTACACCAATACAAGTAACTAATATGATGATGATTATTGCTAATGAAGGTGTTAAGAAAGATATAAGTATAGTAGATAGTATTGTAACTGAAGAAGGCGGTTTTGTTAAAAAGGTAATGAGAGAAAAGGAAGAAAGGGCTTTATCGACAAAAGTAAGTAAACAAATTAAAAAAGTCCTTGAAGGTGTTGTTGATAATGGTACGGCGAAAAATATTAATATGTCAAGTATTGGTGGTGCAGCAGGTAAAACAGGATCAGCGGAAAATAGCAAAAAGATAACTCATGCATGGTTTTCAGGCTATTTTCCAAGTGATAAACCTAAATATGTAATTACTGTCTTTATAGAGGAAGGTGGATCAGGGGGCAAAATTGCGGCACCAATATTCGAGGAGATTGCAAAAAGTATTTATGATATTGATTTAAAGTAA
- a CDS encoding ParA family protein, translated as MGNKIIAIVNQKGGVGKTTTALNLGYALSQIGKKVLLIDFDPQGSLTVALGYKTDNKPGIQTLMTAAIEERETEENCILEIKENMKLIPANLQLAGIEMTLVNVMCKEQILKSITEPIRRDYDYILIDCSPSLGTLTINALTACDSVIIPVTPEFLSAKGLGDLTSTIKKTKKRINPSIEVEGVLITMLNERTNLSKEMLKAVNESAVYIKDKFDLDMKIFNNKIPVSVRAGEAIKNRKSIIEYDPKNKVSEAYQCFAKELIAND; from the coding sequence ATGGGAAATAAAATAATAGCGATTGTAAACCAAAAAGGCGGAGTAGGTAAAACGACTACAGCTTTAAATTTAGGATATGCGTTATCACAAATAGGAAAAAAAGTTTTATTGATAGACTTTGATCCACAAGGAAGTTTAACGGTTGCCTTAGGATATAAGACAGATAATAAACCAGGTATTCAAACACTTATGACAGCTGCAATAGAAGAAAGAGAAACAGAAGAGAATTGTATTTTAGAAATCAAAGAAAATATGAAACTAATACCTGCAAATCTACAACTAGCAGGCATTGAAATGACGTTGGTAAATGTCATGTGTAAAGAACAGATATTAAAATCAATTACAGAGCCTATAAGAAGAGATTACGATTATATATTAATAGACTGCTCACCATCATTAGGTACATTGACAATCAATGCTCTGACAGCTTGTGACAGCGTAATTATACCTGTTACTCCAGAATTTTTATCAGCTAAGGGTTTAGGGGATTTAACATCTACAATAAAGAAGACAAAGAAAAGAATAAATCCAAGTATTGAGGTAGAAGGTGTTTTAATAACTATGCTAAATGAAAGGACTAACTTATCCAAAGAAATGCTTAAAGCAGTGAATGAAAGTGCAGTGTATATTAAAGATAAATTTGATTTAGATATGAAAATATTTAATAATAAAATACCTGTTTCTGTTAGAGCTGGAGAAGCAATCAAAAATAGAAAAAGTATTATAGAATACGATCCTAAAAATAAGGTATCTGAAGCTTACCAGTGTTTTGCCAAGGAGCTGATTGCTAATGATTGA
- the udk gene encoding uridine kinase yields MNRPILIGITGGTGSGKSTVAMEIFGSLPEKNIVIIEQDSYYKDQSHLSFEERVKTNYDHPFAFDNDLLIEHLTALMNGNSINKPIYNFEEHTRRKETIVVYSKDIIILEGILILDDERIRELLDIKIFVDTDSDVRIIRRITRDIKERGRTLDSVIEQYMTTVRPAHMQFIEPSKRYADIIIPEGGYNKVAIDLMVTKVKSIISK; encoded by the coding sequence TTGAACAGACCAATACTAATTGGCATTACTGGAGGTACTGGCTCAGGGAAAAGTACTGTTGCAATGGAAATCTTCGGTTCATTACCAGAAAAGAATATTGTTATTATTGAACAGGATTCATACTATAAGGATCAGAGTCATTTATCATTTGAGGAGAGGGTAAAAACTAATTATGACCATCCTTTTGCTTTTGATAATGACTTGCTAATTGAGCATTTGACTGCACTCATGAATGGAAATTCCATTAATAAACCTATTTATAATTTTGAAGAACATACAAGAAGGAAAGAAACCATAGTTGTTTACTCTAAGGATATTATAATCCTAGAAGGTATATTAATACTTGATGATGAGAGGATCAGAGAATTATTGGATATCAAAATATTTGTGGATACTGATTCTGATGTAAGAATTATTAGGCGAATAACAAGGGATATTAAAGAAAGAGGAAGAACCTTGGACTCAGTTATAGAGCAGTATATGACAACTGTAAGGCCAGCACATATGCAGTTTATAGAGCCAAGTAAAAGATACGCGGATATTATCATTCCAGAAGGTGGATACAACAAAGTAGCCATTGATCTTATGGTTACAAAGGTTAAATCAATAATTTCAAAATAG
- a CDS encoding O-methyltransferase → MSNINESSVEEYIRGLIPSRDNFFVELEKYAELNHVPIIHPEVAQLIRVLISITKPKRILEIGTAIGYSALVMASAMEKDGKVISIEKRDDMTGLAEKNIHDNGYSNMIEIIKGEAEEVLPNIDDKFDFIFIDAAKGQYMEFFPHCIRNLADGGIILSDNVLYKGMVASDELVLRRKKTIVKRMRNYLDYITSNKDLESSVIPIGDGVAITYKKEVKENE, encoded by the coding sequence TTGAGCAATATAAATGAAAGCAGCGTTGAGGAATATATACGGGGTTTAATTCCATCAAGAGATAATTTTTTTGTAGAGCTAGAGAAGTACGCAGAACTTAATCATGTGCCAATAATTCATCCTGAAGTGGCTCAGCTTATTAGGGTTTTGATAAGCATTACAAAGCCTAAGAGAATACTAGAGATTGGAACTGCAATCGGCTATTCTGCATTAGTGATGGCTAGTGCTATGGAAAAGGATGGCAAGGTTATCTCTATAGAAAAAAGAGATGATATGACAGGTCTTGCTGAGAAAAATATACATGATAATGGATATTCAAATATGATAGAAATAATCAAAGGCGAAGCAGAGGAAGTACTGCCTAACATTGACGATAAGTTTGATTTTATATTTATAGATGCTGCAAAGGGACAATATATGGAGTTCTTTCCTCATTGTATAAGAAACTTAGCTGATGGGGGAATTATCCTTTCAGACAATGTCCTGTATAAAGGAATGGTAGCCAGTGATGAGCTAGTATTGAGAAGGAAAAAAACCATAGTGAAGAGAATGAGAAATTATTTAGATTATATAACTAGCAATAAAGACTTAGAATCAAGTGTAATACCAATTGGTGATGGAGTTGCCATTACTTATAAAAAGGAGGTAAAGGAAAATGAATAG
- a CDS encoding ParB N-terminal domain-containing protein, giving the protein MIEKRKVININDLFSDEEDLLESSDSGIKEIDLSQLVPFKNHPFKLYEGQRLNDMVDSIKEHGVILPLIVRADNNGKYEILSGHNRANAATIAGLERVPIVIKEGLTDEEAMLIVTESNLIQRSFTDLSYSEKARVLTEHYNAIKQQGKKVDLINELEKLSNADDLEENLDSCQFGTQGRSDKKVGDDYKLSARDVARYIKVDTLNESLKIRLDTKEIPFIAAVDLSFLKKDEQESIEGILKKNKFKVDIKKATVLKKLSQKRNLTEEKAFDILSGKYFDNPNKKPKSIKVKPKIISKYFSEGQNQKDIERIIEKALELYFSQSQEIENEDELEME; this is encoded by the coding sequence ATGATTGAGAAAAGAAAAGTTATAAACATAAACGATTTATTTTCTGATGAAGAAGATTTGCTAGAAAGCTCAGATTCTGGAATAAAAGAAATAGATTTATCTCAACTTGTACCTTTTAAAAATCATCCTTTTAAGCTATACGAAGGCCAACGTCTAAATGACATGGTGGATAGTATAAAGGAGCATGGAGTAATACTACCACTTATAGTTAGAGCTGATAATAACGGTAAATATGAAATCCTTTCAGGACATAATAGGGCCAATGCTGCAACCATAGCAGGACTTGAAAGAGTACCCATAGTAATCAAAGAAGGATTAACTGATGAAGAAGCTATGTTAATAGTTACAGAGAGTAATTTAATACAGAGATCCTTTACAGATTTATCTTATTCAGAAAAAGCTAGAGTATTAACTGAACACTATAATGCAATAAAGCAGCAAGGCAAAAAAGTAGACTTGATAAATGAACTTGAAAAGCTTTCAAATGCTGATGATTTAGAGGAAAACTTAGATTCGTGCCAATTTGGCACTCAGGGAAGAAGTGATAAAAAAGTTGGTGATGATTATAAACTTTCAGCAAGAGATGTCGCTAGATACATAAAAGTAGATACACTAAACGAATCGCTAAAGATTAGACTAGATACAAAAGAAATTCCATTTATTGCAGCAGTAGATTTATCATTCCTTAAAAAAGATGAACAGGAGAGCATTGAAGGGATATTGAAAAAGAATAAATTTAAGGTAGATATAAAGAAAGCTACAGTTTTAAAGAAACTTTCTCAGAAAAGAAACCTCACAGAAGAAAAAGCTTTTGATATATTGTCTGGAAAGTATTTTGATAATCCTAATAAAAAACCTAAAAGTATTAAAGTAAAACCAAAGATTATTAGCAAATATTTTTCAGAAGGTCAAAATCAAAAAGACATTGAAAGGATAATTGAAAAGGCATTGGAATTATATTTCTCACAGAGTCAAGAAATTGAAAATGAAGATGAATTAGAGATGGAATAA